The Terriglobia bacterium genome includes a region encoding these proteins:
- the mreD gene encoding rod shape-determining protein MreD, with protein sequence MNSSVSLTSREEIEVHRFSWPVSIGIPLLAIFLQVFLNQSLMKVLDLPLLVTIFFAVARRRPIPGMITGALIGTLQDAWTGHPIGLFGIAKTIIGYLGSSLGVKVDVDNPGSRFLMTFAFVLIHRFVYMAISLQLVGGSEAWIWSHTLLSALVNGLAAVVLFAALDKFKLRN encoded by the coding sequence ATGAACTCCAGCGTATCGCTAACCTCTCGCGAGGAAATAGAGGTACATCGGTTTAGCTGGCCGGTTTCCATCGGTATTCCGCTGCTGGCCATCTTTCTCCAGGTCTTTCTGAACCAAAGCCTGATGAAGGTGCTGGATCTGCCGCTGCTGGTGACAATCTTTTTTGCCGTCGCCCGCCGCCGGCCCATTCCCGGCATGATTACCGGGGCGTTGATCGGCACGCTGCAAGATGCCTGGACAGGACATCCGATTGGTCTTTTTGGGATTGCCAAGACCATCATTGGCTATCTGGGATCGTCTCTGGGCGTGAAAGTTGACGTTGATAACCCCGGCTCGCGCTTCCTGATGACGTTTGCTTTTGTCCTGATTCACCGCTTTGTTTATATGGCGATCAGCCTGCAACTGGTTGGCGGAAGTGAAGCCTGGATCTGGAGCCACACGCTGCTTTCAGCCCTGGTCAACGGGCTTGCGGCGGTCGTCCTGTTTGCTGCGCTGGATAAGTTCAAGCTTAGGAATTAA
- the mrdA gene encoding penicillin-binding protein 2 yields MPGRDEKIPQTKFSVVQYLILAVFIFLAYGLWTLQVRKSDEYVTRSEQNRIRQVPILAPRGKIYDRDGQLIVDNYPSFSALLLRDQMRDLNADAQKIADGLHLPAQDIIDKVRRYQLARKPAFEPIIIKDDITPDERAFIEAHRDEFPELETLMIHRRLYPKDGFMAHLIGYVGEVSEDMLNSPKFELYERGDIVGQSGVELQYNDLLMGKDGSRRVLVNSKGKEVGRPPNANIPAVNGQKLKLTIDLDIQKAAEQAMEGKNGAVVAMDPRNGEILAMVSRPAFDPNDFAVRISREEWLRLVEDPNHPLFNKAIQAQLAPGSVFKIIMSVAGLQERVAQNLHVNCAGGGVFFGRYFNCWVKGEHRVHGPVNISKGIYQSCDVFFYTLAERLGIEKIAKWATAMGLSKKTGIDLPNEVSGIMPSEEWKMKTFRQKWYAGEVISVGIGQGAVAVSPIQLARTIGGITMGGTFYRPHVVDPEQLPAQFKNTNASTMPDVVHVPIDPQNWITITDAMAGVVNPPSPGMPEGGTAPSAHIQGVDFAGKTGSAQVVSNAFRKSKGGAGKQFNDNSWFVGVTPRRNPEIVVAVLFEGGEHGKLAARLTAQVVRAYVEKQRRLRNDPMLFSDKADPGSVPIAGVWNQPDSIGHAKPHAADEHADAGQDAANDSELHGGTVLMKVGKTQKAGLRKLAQPVSIGIAGSD; encoded by the coding sequence ATGCCGGGTCGCGACGAAAAAATTCCGCAGACAAAATTCTCCGTCGTCCAGTACCTCATTCTGGCAGTGTTCATCTTTCTTGCTTATGGGCTGTGGACGCTTCAGGTGCGCAAGAGTGATGAATACGTCACGCGCTCAGAGCAGAACCGGATTCGCCAGGTTCCGATCCTTGCGCCCCGCGGAAAAATTTACGACCGTGATGGGCAGTTGATCGTCGATAACTATCCGTCATTCTCTGCGCTGCTGCTGCGCGACCAGATGCGAGATCTCAACGCCGACGCGCAGAAGATCGCCGACGGTCTTCACCTTCCCGCGCAAGACATCATCGATAAAGTTCGGCGCTATCAACTGGCACGCAAGCCTGCCTTTGAGCCAATCATCATCAAGGACGACATCACACCAGACGAACGCGCGTTCATTGAGGCACATCGCGACGAATTTCCCGAACTGGAAACATTGATGATACATCGACGCCTGTATCCGAAAGATGGATTCATGGCGCACCTGATTGGCTACGTGGGTGAAGTAAGCGAAGACATGCTCAACTCGCCCAAGTTTGAACTGTATGAACGCGGCGATATCGTGGGCCAGTCCGGTGTGGAGCTGCAATACAACGATCTTCTGATGGGCAAAGACGGTTCGCGCCGCGTGCTGGTCAACAGCAAGGGCAAAGAAGTGGGGCGGCCGCCGAATGCGAACATCCCAGCGGTCAACGGGCAAAAGTTAAAACTGACGATAGATCTTGATATCCAGAAGGCAGCCGAGCAGGCGATGGAAGGCAAGAACGGGGCGGTTGTCGCCATGGACCCGCGCAACGGCGAGATTCTTGCCATGGTGAGCCGTCCGGCATTCGATCCCAATGACTTTGCCGTGCGCATCTCGCGCGAAGAATGGCTCAGGCTGGTGGAAGACCCGAATCACCCGCTGTTTAACAAGGCGATTCAGGCACAGTTGGCGCCGGGATCGGTTTTCAAGATCATCATGTCAGTCGCGGGGCTGCAGGAACGCGTGGCGCAAAATCTGCACGTGAACTGCGCCGGCGGCGGAGTATTTTTTGGCCGATACTTCAATTGCTGGGTCAAGGGCGAGCATCGCGTTCACGGTCCGGTGAACATCAGCAAAGGCATATATCAATCCTGCGACGTTTTCTTTTACACGCTGGCGGAGCGTCTGGGCATTGAGAAGATTGCCAAGTGGGCCACAGCCATGGGGCTGAGCAAAAAGACCGGGATCGACCTGCCCAATGAAGTCAGCGGCATCATGCCGTCAGAAGAGTGGAAGATGAAGACCTTCCGGCAGAAGTGGTATGCGGGCGAGGTCATCTCCGTGGGCATCGGCCAGGGCGCGGTCGCGGTGAGCCCGATTCAACTGGCGCGGACGATTGGCGGAATCACTATGGGCGGAACTTTCTATCGTCCACACGTGGTTGATCCTGAGCAGTTGCCGGCGCAATTTAAAAACACAAACGCCTCAACCATGCCGGATGTGGTGCACGTCCCTATCGATCCCCAGAACTGGATCACGATCACCGATGCCATGGCCGGCGTGGTGAATCCTCCTTCCCCGGGCATGCCGGAAGGAGGAACGGCCCCTAGCGCGCACATTCAGGGTGTGGATTTTGCCGGCAAGACGGGCAGCGCCCAGGTGGTTTCCAACGCGTTCCGCAAGAGCAAGGGCGGAGCAGGTAAACAATTCAATGACAACAGCTGGTTCGTGGGCGTAACGCCGCGCAGGAATCCTGAGATCGTCGTCGCCGTGCTATTTGAAGGCGGTGAGCATGGCAAGCTGGCTGCAAGATTGACTGCTCAAGTCGTAAGGGCCTACGTGGAGAAGCAGCGCCGGCTTCGCAATGATCCCATGCTGTTCAGTGACAAAGCTGATCCCGGCTCAGTGCCGATTGCCGGTGTGTGGAACCAGCCCGATTCGATTGGCCACGCCAAGCCTCACGCAGCGGATGAGCACGCCGATGCAGGCCAGGATGCGGCGAATGACAGCGAACTCCATGGCGGCACCGTGCTAATGAAGGTTGGTAAAACGCAAAAAGCCGGGCTTCGGAAGCTGGCGCAGCCTGTATCGATTGGAATAGCGGGGTCGGATTAA